One genomic segment of Cellulophaga sp. HaHaR_3_176 includes these proteins:
- a CDS encoding AHH domain-containing protein → MKKNKTYTNPKSVFATIFRCKQGLLFSLFYFFITGVFAQNFPVQIIPQATPPPPIYLSNYADASTVNSPLRVQIILNDLNIQSREVRLKVYFQGSGLTFESNDFVTGASPLFLEGGSPLILTNVELAPYFKFENITGISPNVYGNSIPEGTYQFCFEIFDVATGNRLSRKSCVTSVIFKNEPPFLISPRNKDNIAETNPQNIVFQWTPRSINVTNVEYELSLVEIWDTQIDPQAAFLSSPPIFQTTTTSTTYVFGPSDPLLLSGKNYAWRVQAKAKQGIEEIGLFKNQGYSEIFSFSHASACDLPLSINHEVKGSTITNIFWDDFSNEVPEYTVRYRKKGNNNDWFYNKTSSNTTSLWDLKAGTTYEYQIRKKCSVTESDWSITKQFTTHIADNEESVYECGITPNFTLSNTEPLATIENGEKFTAGDFPIHVLEVSGSNGRFTGKGYVTIPYLNSIRVGVKFTNILINTDKQMAEGTVITMYDPSLKNLLDVDDAIETVSNAAEAVGELFEGDNDLDEIRVNFDIPKDKYTDYISVKDGIVTITNPANGATETSPLGDDKVIVDKSGQTYHIDAGGAITPGGQIDPSGSVTTGNVTGVSRNGDLESLTAQGIQVTFESTGIYGYDQMPTSANDKLKKEYTTVLDASGSDYTLAHIAVENKKTITVTAKVAFNSNSDYTLADLKFKTLTGELIPVAVINESNNTIDLNFTGHYTTESETIYAVVPSKEDTTKQLTAGAFTLWHLTDRVIDVVLVSVDNAPLPNTTEIAKIFKKGVATFNFETETASLKGSDALGADETLAIADNPWLTAYNDEQKALIKHIKAQFNYDKDKYYVLVFNDDFKTTKPLAGFMPLQRQFGFVFNGGLNKGEEAKGDVTTVTAHELGHGVFALQHPFTEYGTVEGSTEWLMDYKDGATGLNHMNWAQMHNPALKFYVFQDEEDGEININQTDPFADYIKSKLKELGNNFYAIIHCETGCNENNNESNYQYSEIIKASEEINSIIDGNQNNSTFFKTKNIFEFRLQFAEKASQKCMIIYYQDNSNNNNNNSSAILDNSNSETNEISKKLLYVTKEETLDCFDYLANWNSELCSYNTQNIFTLSSTPYFDTLFQVIINCINKDNNSEPIDLVAIETILKDAVKGKRDNQSVEYAKNGNVYKLDKNGTIEKIDTPLTDNEINEGIWEDASEVKIRLTHNNSGILQYQALGLNKKLNFDIAKINKTANLIEIASKIKNSANLFFEEAKIKTVTITPKELGISLNNNTQVFADGKTLQIDENSAGWKITTEALGLLTSLLKTAEIEEQTYLESTENTATIHAPGLVTGGVEVVAQKVTDLTSLCVQVTDLALNEKAREEMYNQFYQIKTQIGEDPSTFFPILVDVTIAATTGNSTEEWKETLNKETDIGRRNHKVTFGTGNAVVTVMAGAAIVKDLPEIIEKLGEKIDDILKIGNKVFKSADEFAEAIYKARNTIRKKIIDLSETKDLAKDFFEHMKKTDISLKDMSFEDWFKDTFKKYDLKGELVNFEAHHVIPADVLKNNPDLKELLFELRKTDPDFDFDFNSIDNGIMIQKKSLKLENNGHTSHKQYNDAISDKITDIISNANNPQRALDEIKDLITSTKETLKKEVLLGNKDVNDIIDF, encoded by the coding sequence ATGAAAAAAAATAAAACATACACAAACCCAAAAAGCGTATTTGCTACAATTTTCAGATGTAAGCAAGGGCTACTTTTTTCGCTTTTTTACTTTTTTATTACTGGTGTTTTTGCCCAAAATTTTCCAGTTCAGATTATACCACAGGCAACGCCACCACCACCTATTTACCTATCTAATTATGCTGATGCTAGCACTGTAAACAGTCCGTTGCGGGTACAAATAATTTTAAATGATTTAAATATACAAAGTAGAGAAGTACGTTTAAAAGTTTATTTTCAAGGCAGTGGTCTAACCTTTGAAAGCAATGATTTTGTTACAGGTGCCTCTCCTTTATTTCTAGAAGGTGGCTCACCTTTAATTTTAACTAACGTAGAGCTAGCTCCATACTTCAAATTTGAAAATATCACAGGTATTTCTCCAAATGTATATGGCAACTCTATACCCGAAGGAACCTACCAATTTTGCTTTGAGATTTTCGATGTCGCTACAGGTAATCGTCTCTCTCGAAAAAGCTGTGTAACTAGTGTTATTTTTAAAAACGAACCTCCTTTCCTTATATCACCAAGAAATAAAGACAATATAGCAGAAACTAACCCACAAAATATTGTTTTTCAATGGACGCCACGAAGTATTAATGTTACGAATGTGGAATACGAACTTAGTTTGGTTGAAATTTGGGACACGCAAATAGATCCTCAAGCGGCTTTTTTAAGCTCCCCTCCTATTTTTCAAACAACTACAACATCTACAACCTATGTTTTTGGGCCGAGTGATCCATTATTATTATCAGGTAAAAATTATGCTTGGCGTGTACAAGCAAAAGCAAAACAAGGCATTGAAGAAATTGGCCTATTTAAAAACCAAGGGTATAGTGAGATATTCTCTTTTAGCCACGCAAGTGCTTGTGATTTGCCATTAAGTATTAACCATGAGGTTAAAGGGAGTACTATTACCAATATTTTTTGGGATGATTTTTCTAACGAAGTACCAGAATATACTGTTCGCTACCGTAAAAAAGGAAATAACAATGACTGGTTTTATAACAAAACGTCTTCTAACACTACATCGCTTTGGGATTTAAAAGCAGGAACTACATACGAATATCAAATTCGAAAAAAATGTAGTGTTACCGAAAGCGACTGGAGTATTACCAAGCAATTTACCACCCATATCGCCGATAATGAAGAGAGTGTTTACGAATGCGGTATTACACCAAATTTTACACTGAGCAACACAGAACCTTTAGCTACAATTGAAAATGGTGAAAAATTTACTGCTGGCGATTTTCCTATACATGTATTAGAAGTTAGTGGTAGCAACGGCAGGTTTACAGGTAAAGGGTATGTTACTATACCCTATTTAAATAGTATTCGTGTAGGGGTAAAGTTTACTAACATTTTAATTAATACCGATAAGCAAATGGCCGAAGGTACTGTAATTACGATGTATGACCCTTCGCTAAAAAACCTTTTAGACGTTGACGATGCTATAGAAACTGTTAGCAATGCTGCTGAGGCAGTTGGCGAATTATTTGAAGGTGATAATGACCTTGATGAAATTCGTGTAAATTTTGATATACCTAAAGATAAATACACAGATTATATTTCGGTAAAAGATGGTATTGTAACCATAACAAACCCAGCAAACGGTGCTACAGAAACAAGTCCACTTGGTGATGATAAAGTAATTGTAGATAAATCAGGACAAACATACCATATTGATGCTGGTGGAGCAATCACACCTGGTGGACAAATAGATCCAAGCGGCTCTGTTACAACTGGTAATGTTACTGGTGTTTCTAGAAATGGTGATTTAGAATCACTTACTGCACAAGGCATACAAGTAACTTTTGAAAGTACAGGAATATACGGGTACGACCAAATGCCAACGAGCGCTAATGATAAGTTAAAGAAAGAGTACACTACAGTACTTGATGCCTCTGGTAGCGATTATACTTTAGCACATATTGCAGTAGAAAATAAGAAAACAATTACTGTTACTGCAAAAGTAGCCTTCAATTCAAATTCAGATTATACTCTAGCTGACTTAAAATTTAAAACATTAACTGGTGAGCTTATACCAGTTGCAGTTATTAATGAAAGCAACAATACTATTGACCTTAATTTTACTGGCCATTACACCACAGAAAGTGAAACTATTTATGCTGTTGTACCTTCAAAAGAAGATACTACGAAACAATTAACTGCTGGTGCATTTACCCTTTGGCATTTAACCGATAGAGTTATTGATGTTGTTTTAGTTTCTGTAGATAACGCTCCTTTACCTAACACTACCGAAATAGCTAAAATTTTCAAAAAAGGCGTTGCGACTTTTAATTTTGAAACTGAAACAGCCTCATTAAAAGGTTCTGATGCTTTAGGTGCTGACGAAACACTTGCCATTGCAGACAACCCTTGGTTAACAGCGTATAATGACGAACAAAAAGCACTCATTAAACACATAAAAGCTCAGTTTAATTATGATAAAGACAAATACTATGTATTAGTATTTAATGATGATTTTAAAACCACCAAACCGCTAGCTGGTTTTATGCCATTACAACGCCAATTTGGTTTTGTTTTTAATGGTGGTTTAAATAAAGGGGAAGAAGCTAAAGGAGACGTAACTACAGTTACTGCGCACGAACTAGGCCATGGTGTTTTTGCATTACAACACCCATTTACTGAATACGGTACGGTTGAAGGAAGTACCGAGTGGTTAATGGATTACAAAGATGGTGCTACAGGTTTAAACCACATGAACTGGGCACAAATGCATAACCCTGCATTAAAGTTTTATGTGTTTCAAGATGAAGAGGATGGGGAAATAAATATTAATCAAACAGATCCTTTTGCCGATTATATTAAAAGCAAATTAAAAGAACTAGGAAATAATTTCTATGCAATTATTCATTGTGAAACTGGGTGTAATGAAAACAATAATGAAAGTAATTATCAGTATTCAGAAATAATTAAAGCTTCAGAAGAAATAAATTCTATAATTGATGGAAACCAAAATAATTCAACCTTCTTTAAAACCAAAAATATATTTGAGTTTCGACTTCAGTTTGCTGAAAAAGCAAGCCAAAAATGCATGATAATTTATTATCAGGATAATTCAAATAATAATAATAATAATAGTAGTGCAATTTTGGATAATTCTAATTCAGAAACAAATGAGATCTCAAAAAAGCTATTGTATGTTACTAAAGAGGAAACTTTGGATTGTTTCGATTACTTAGCGAATTGGAATTCAGAATTATGTAGCTACAATACACAAAATATTTTTACACTTTCTTCAACACCATATTTTGACACTTTATTTCAAGTAATAATAAACTGTATAAATAAGGATAATAATTCCGAACCAATAGATCTTGTTGCAATAGAAACTATCTTAAAAGATGCTGTTAAAGGTAAGCGAGATAACCAAAGTGTTGAGTACGCAAAAAACGGAAATGTTTACAAGCTAGATAAAAATGGTACAATTGAAAAAATTGATACTCCGCTCACTGATAATGAAATTAATGAAGGTATATGGGAAGATGCATCTGAGGTAAAAATACGCTTGACACATAATAACAGTGGAATTTTACAATACCAAGCGTTAGGTTTAAATAAAAAATTAAATTTTGATATTGCCAAAATAAATAAAACTGCAAATCTCATAGAAATTGCTTCAAAAATTAAAAATAGTGCAAATTTATTTTTTGAAGAAGCCAAAATTAAAACAGTTACTATTACACCTAAGGAGTTAGGTATTTCTTTAAACAATAACACTCAAGTGTTTGCAGATGGAAAAACACTACAAATAGATGAAAATTCCGCAGGATGGAAAATTACAACAGAGGCATTAGGCCTTTTAACAAGTCTTTTAAAAACTGCCGAGATTGAAGAACAAACCTATTTAGAGAGCACAGAAAACACAGCTACTATACATGCTCCTGGTTTAGTTACTGGAGGTGTTGAGGTTGTAGCTCAAAAGGTTACGGACCTTACTAGTTTATGTGTACAAGTAACAGATTTGGCTTTAAATGAAAAAGCTAGAGAGGAAATGTACAACCAATTCTACCAAATTAAAACACAAATAGGTGAAGACCCTTCTACTTTCTTCCCAATTTTGGTAGATGTAACTATCGCCGCAACTACGGGTAATAGTACAGAAGAATGGAAAGAAACTTTAAACAAAGAAACAGATATAGGTAGGCGAAACCATAAAGTAACTTTTGGTACAGGTAATGCAGTTGTAACCGTAATGGCTGGAGCAGCAATTGTAAAAGATCTTCCTGAAATAATTGAGAAACTTGGAGAGAAAATAGATGATATTTTAAAAATTGGAAACAAGGTTTTCAAATCTGCCGATGAATTTGCCGAGGCTATTTATAAAGCTCGAAATACAATTAGAAAAAAAATAATTGACTTATCTGAAACAAAAGATTTAGCAAAAGACTTTTTTGAACACATGAAAAAAACAGATATTTCTTTAAAAGATATGAGTTTTGAAGATTGGTTTAAAGATACCTTCAAAAAGTACGACTTAAAAGGTGAACTTGTAAATTTTGAAGCACATCATGTAATACCTGCTGATGTTTTAAAGAACAACCCAGATCTAAAGGAACTTTTGTTTGAGCTAAGAAAAACTGATCCTGATTTTGACTTCGATTTTAACAGTATAGATAATGGTATAATGATACAAAAGAAAAGTCTAAAATTAGAAAATAATGGACATACAAGTCACAAACAATATAATGACGCTATAAGTGATAAAATTACTGACATTATTAGTAATGCAAATAATCCACAAAGAGCTTTAGATGAAATAAAAGATTTAATAACTTCTACAAAAGAAACACTTAAAAAAGAAGTTTTATTAGGTAATAAAGATGTAAACGATATTATAGATTTTTAA
- a CDS encoding endonuclease domain-containing protein has protein sequence MNKKRNNIIPYNPKLKEYARQLRNNSTLSEVLLWQKIKGKALGVEFHRQVPINEFIVDFYCHEIQLAIEIDGSSHDTKYDYDCRRQGILETKGVIFIRFDNHTVKKEMFSVLQALKHKVAELKNTNHNQQL, from the coding sequence ATGAACAAAAAACGCAACAACATAATACCCTATAACCCTAAACTAAAGGAGTATGCTAGGCAGTTGCGTAATAATAGCACCTTGTCGGAGGTTTTACTTTGGCAAAAAATAAAAGGGAAAGCATTGGGCGTTGAATTTCATAGGCAAGTACCCATAAATGAATTTATAGTAGATTTTTATTGCCACGAAATACAATTAGCCATTGAAATAGACGGCAGCAGCCACGATACTAAATATGATTACGATTGCCGCCGTCAAGGCATTTTAGAAACAAAAGGCGTAATCTTTATTCGTTTTGACAATCATACAGTAAAAAAAGAAATGTTCAGTGTTTTACAGGCATTAAAACATAAAGTAGCAGAATTAAAAAACACCAATCATAACCAACAATTATGA
- a CDS encoding fibronectin type III domain-containing protein — protein MKHLLIIFVLLTSFVKAQDTPSVQVISRTLQNKVLLRWAVDEPSAWKKANEYGFLIERSTISRNGEAVLPIEKKQLLSTPLKPKPLAEWEAIATNDQNAAVIAQALYGDSFTTTTPDNDLGAIYAVSDELDQRFTFSLLAAEQNYEAAKLAGWAFEDTSAVLGENYLYTISVAVPLEDTIKINNGSIYTSLDSFEELPKPIGFIGTYEDRRVILRWNFHLLQQLYTSYSIERSENNEIFEVLNGAPIFNTQEAKDGNSSSLSYTDSIPNNTTFYYRIKGKTAFGETGPVSETVSGKGMESLGFYPRISRKEIPTDSTAILYWEFDEKGNDLITGFEVRRSNSDKGVFETVKNNLTPTDRKTTINGLKRINYFTVVALGKNGVESESYTAMVQPVDSIPPTPPTGITAVMDTTGIIKLNWNKNSEEDLKGYRIFKSNNPDVEFTEITETTHIGELFTDTIPIKNLNKKLYFKLKAEDYRYNRSSFSEILVVDKPDITPPSAPVLTKYIVTNEGVELNWIPSSSSDIASHVIFRKDNSNPANLWEQIAENTNITDSIYNDASIPSAGSYSYTMIAKDKVGLESEPTAVLPIVWNGKEITEDAIKFSGIVDRELRFINLSWKIKSSDVVEYRLYRGIKENDLKLYKTVNGDAKGYNDVALEINTTYWYGLQPILAGGKTTLIKVINLKY, from the coding sequence GTGAAGCATCTTTTAATCATATTCGTATTATTAACCTCTTTTGTTAAAGCACAAGACACCCCTAGTGTTCAAGTAATATCTCGAACATTACAAAATAAAGTTTTATTGCGATGGGCTGTTGACGAACCATCTGCCTGGAAAAAAGCAAATGAGTACGGTTTTTTAATCGAAAGAAGTACGATCTCTAGAAATGGAGAAGCAGTACTTCCTATTGAGAAAAAACAATTACTTTCTACTCCTTTAAAGCCAAAGCCGCTAGCTGAATGGGAAGCTATAGCTACTAACGACCAAAATGCTGCAGTAATTGCTCAAGCATTATATGGCGATAGTTTTACAACCACTACTCCTGACAATGATTTAGGTGCTATTTATGCTGTTAGTGATGAGTTGGATCAACGCTTTACTTTTTCTTTGTTAGCTGCAGAACAAAATTATGAAGCTGCAAAACTAGCTGGTTGGGCTTTTGAAGATACTTCTGCCGTTTTAGGTGAAAATTATTTGTATACTATTAGTGTTGCTGTGCCATTAGAAGATACTATTAAAATTAATAACGGATCAATATATACAAGCCTTGATAGTTTTGAAGAGCTACCAAAACCTATCGGATTTATTGGAACTTATGAAGACAGGCGTGTTATTCTACGTTGGAATTTTCATTTACTACAGCAATTATACACCAGCTACAGCATAGAACGTTCTGAAAACAATGAGATTTTTGAAGTATTGAATGGTGCTCCCATTTTTAATACACAAGAAGCTAAAGATGGAAACAGCAGTTCACTTTCTTATACTGATTCCATACCTAACAATACTACTTTTTATTACCGAATTAAAGGTAAGACTGCCTTTGGAGAAACTGGGCCTGTTTCAGAAACTGTTTCAGGAAAAGGAATGGAAAGTTTAGGTTTTTATCCGCGTATTTCAAGAAAAGAAATTCCAACCGATAGCACTGCTATTTTGTATTGGGAGTTTGATGAAAAAGGAAATGATTTAATAACAGGTTTTGAGGTAAGGAGATCTAATAGCGATAAAGGTGTCTTTGAAACTGTAAAAAACAATTTAACACCTACAGACCGTAAAACAACAATTAATGGTCTAAAAAGGATAAATTATTTTACCGTAGTAGCCCTTGGTAAAAATGGTGTAGAAAGTGAATCTTATACTGCTATGGTTCAGCCTGTAGATTCTATACCACCAACACCTCCTACAGGTATAACCGCTGTAATGGATACTACTGGTATTATTAAATTAAACTGGAATAAAAACTCAGAAGAAGATTTAAAAGGCTATCGAATATTTAAGTCTAATAATCCTGATGTCGAATTTACTGAAATAACAGAAACTACCCATATAGGAGAGCTATTTACAGATACTATTCCTATTAAAAATTTGAACAAAAAATTGTATTTTAAACTAAAAGCTGAAGATTACCGTTATAATCGTTCTAGTTTTTCTGAAATACTAGTAGTAGATAAACCAGATATAACCCCTCCTTCTGCACCTGTACTTACAAAGTATATTGTAACTAATGAAGGAGTTGAACTTAATTGGATTCCTAGTAGTAGTTCTGACATAGCATCACATGTAATTTTTAGAAAAGATAATTCGAACCCAGCAAATTTATGGGAGCAAATAGCTGAGAATACTAATATTACAGATAGTATTTATAATGATGCTTCAATACCGTCTGCTGGCTCATATTCTTACACAATGATTGCTAAAGATAAGGTTGGTCTAGAAAGCGAACCTACAGCTGTTTTACCAATTGTTTGGAATGGAAAAGAAATTACCGAAGATGCCATAAAATTTTCTGGAATTGTAGACAGAGAATTGCGCTTCATAAATCTTTCTTGGAAAATAAAATCTTCGGATGTCGTAGAGTATAGATTATACCGTGGTATTAAAGAAAATGATTTGAAGTTATATAAAACGGTTAATGGTGATGCTAAAGGTTATAATGATGTGGCTTTAGAAATTAATACCACATATTGGTATGGTTTACAACCCATACTAGCTGGTGGAAAAACTACTTTAATTAAAGTGATCAATTTAAAGTATTAA